The Enterobacter asburiae sequence TAGAATAGAAATGCTTATTAAGTGGACGAATTTTCATTATTTGCCCTGTTGAATCGCTTCAGATTGCAAAAACCCTCGTTTCATTATGGTTAAAACTCCCTCTTTGGGAGTAATCAACTCATTTGTGCAAAGTTACATTTCTGAAACGTTATTTCTGTAAGGTTGTTAAAATGTGCAGGGTTTACTGATTTCAATCAAAACCAATATGGACAGAAGGTGAATACTTTGTTACTTTAGCGATACGAACCAGAAATTGGTAAGACCAATTGACTCCGGGCAAAAAGGCGTAAGACAGGGAATATGGCCTACAGCAAAATTCGCCAACCAAAACTATCTGATGTGATTGAGCAGCAGCTGGAGTTTTTAATCCTCGAAGGGACTCTGCGCCCGGGTGAGAAACTTCCGCCAGAACGCGAGCTGGCAAAACAGTTCGACGTTTCACGCCCCTCTCTGCGTGAGGCGATTCAACGCCTCGAAGCAAAGGGCTTGCTGCTTCGTCGCCAGGGCGGCGGAACCTTTGTGCAAAACAGCCTGTGGCAGAGCTTCAGCGATCCGCTGGTAGAACTTCTCTCTGACCACCCAGAATCCCAGTTTGATCTGCTTGAGACCCGTCACGCGCTGGAAGGTATTGCGGCCTATTACGCCGCCCTTCGCAGCACTGATGAAGATCGCGTGCGTATCCGCGAACTGCATCAGGCCATTGAACGGGCACAGCAGTCCGGCGATTTAGACGCCGAGTCCAGCGCCGTCGTCCAGTATCAAATCGCCGTCACCGAAGCGGCACACAACGTGGTGCTCCTCCATCTGCTACGCTGCATGGAGCCGATGCTGGCCCAGAACGTTCGTCAGAATTTTGAATTGTTGTATGCCCGTCGGGAGATGCTCCCACTGGTAAGCAACCATCGCACCCGAATATTCGAGGCGATAATGGCCGGGGAGCCGGAGCAGGCGCGCGAAGCGTCGCACCGTCACCTGGCTTTCATTGAGGAAATCTTGCTGGACCGCAGCCGTGAACAATCGCGTCGCGAACGTTCATTACGCCGCATACAGCAACGAAAGGATTAAGCGCCAGGTACTTTTAGAGCGCGGCAACTAAACGCAGAACCTGTCTTATTGTGTTTTCTGACGAAAATACAATGGGACAGGTTCCAGACAAATCAACGTATTAGATAGATAAGGAATACCCCCATGTCAGAACGTCTCCAAAATGACGTGGATCCGATCGAAACTCGCGACTGGCTACAGGCGATCGAATCGGTCATCCGTGAAGAAGGTGTTGAGCGCGCTCAGTATCTGATTGATCAGCTGCTTTCTGAAGCCCGCAAAGGCGGCGTGAAGGTTGCTTCAGGTGCAGGGGCTAGCAACTACGTAAACACGATTGCCGTTGAAGACGAACCGGAATACCCGGGCAATCTGGATCTGGAACGTCGTATCCGTTCTGCAATCCGCTGGAACGCCATCATGACCGTTCTGCGCGCGTCCAAGAAAGACCTGGAGCTGGGTGGCCACATGGCGTCCTTCCAGTCTTCTGCAACCGTTTACGAAGTGTGCTTCAACCACTTCTTCCGTGCAGCGAACGAGAAAGACGGCGGCGATCTGGTGTACTTCCAGGGCCACATCTCTCCGGGCATCTATGCACGTGCATTCCTGGAAGGTCGTCTGACCGAAGAGCAGATGAACAACTTCCGTCAGGAAGTTCACGGTAAAGGTCTGTCTTCTTATCCGCACCCTAAACTGATGCCTGAATTCTGGCAGTTCCCTACCGTATCTATGGGTCTGGGTCCAATCGGTGCGATCTACCAGGCGAAATTCCTGAAGTATCTGGAACACCGTGGTCTGAAAGACACCTCCGAGCAGACCGTTTACGCCTTCCTGGGCGACGGCGAAATGGATGAGCCAGAATCCAAAGGTGCGATCACCATCGCAACCCGTGAGAAGCTGGACAACCTGTGCTTCATCATCAACTGTAACCTGCAGCGTCTGGATGGTCCGGTAACCGGTAACGGCAAGATCATCAACGAACTGGAAGGCATCTTCGCAGGTGCTGGCTGGAACGTGATTAAAGTGATGTGGGGTTCCCGTTGGGACGAACTGCTGCGTAAAGACACCAGCGGTAAACTGATCCAACTGATGAACGAAACCGTTGACGGTGACTATCAGACCTTCAAATCCAAAGACGGTGCCTACGTGCGTGAGCACTTCTTCGGCAAATATCCAGAAACCGCAGCCCTGGTTGCAGACTGGACTGATGAGCAGATCTGGGCCCTGAACCGCGGTGGTCACGATCCGAAGAAAATCTACGCTGCACTGAAAAAAGCGCGCGAAACCAAAGGT is a genomic window containing:
- the pdhR gene encoding pyruvate dehydrogenase complex transcriptional repressor PdhR: MAYSKIRQPKLSDVIEQQLEFLILEGTLRPGEKLPPERELAKQFDVSRPSLREAIQRLEAKGLLLRRQGGGTFVQNSLWQSFSDPLVELLSDHPESQFDLLETRHALEGIAAYYAALRSTDEDRVRIRELHQAIERAQQSGDLDAESSAVVQYQIAVTEAAHNVVLLHLLRCMEPMLAQNVRQNFELLYARREMLPLVSNHRTRIFEAIMAGEPEQAREASHRHLAFIEEILLDRSREQSRRERSLRRIQQRKD